Genomic window (Gadus chalcogrammus isolate NIFS_2021 chromosome 3, NIFS_Gcha_1.0, whole genome shotgun sequence):
CAGACGTACGTGTACCTCATTATTCATTGGCGGGAATGTGACCGATTAGGCTCATCAATGTACAAGTTGACTGTGCTTCCAACTTCCTAGATCAAGATAATATGTACTTATGGGGGGTTAGGGACATTTGTTTGTGGTCGAAAAGTGCTTTGTCCCCCCGGGTTTTTAAAGATCTTGcttcaaatgttattgtaatgaaTAGCATGGCAACCTGAGTGTCCAACCTCCAATCCTTATATTTTGAAAGCCTAATGTGAAAAATACTGACACTCTTCATTCTCCTAAAAGATATGTTCCCTGGAACTTCCACGAGCCGTCTCCAAGTCAGTACATTTTCAATGGAGACAGAGACCTGGAGCACTTTCTTCAGTTGGCCCAAGACATCGGTTTACTGGTTATTCTGCGGCCTGGGCCCTACATATGCGCAGAGTGGGATATGGTGAGATACTTTTCTCCTTAATGTCATcgccacacccacccacacccagatTCACAACAAAGGAAATGCCTGAGTTATtacgtttgtttttatttaatacATGTTTATGTCTTGTAGGGTGGCTTGCCTGCCTGGCTTCTCATGAAGAAAGACATAGTGCTGCGCTCTTTAGACCCGGGTAGGGAGAAAGAGTAACTATTAAAAGAAATAAAAGGACTGACGTATGCCTTGGGTTACATTCTGTAATGCATGTTGCAAAATTCCTCTACAGATTACATTGCAGCGGTGGACACATGGATGGGAAAGTTGCTACCGATGATGAAACCTTTCCTATATCAGAACGGCGGGCCGATTATATCCGTCCAGGCAAGTCCCATGAACTGACATTTGTGACCCTTCAGCTTTTTATACTTTATTTCAAAACCGTTTTAGGATTTGTTGGCCGAGTAGTCCACTGCAAAACACTGGCTGCGGAATTGACCTCTAGCATTGTTTCCTTTCTGTCAAGGTTGAAAACGAATATGGCAGCTACTTCACATGTGACTACGACTACATGCGTCACCTGACCAAGTTATTCCGGGGacacctgggggaggaggcggtgcTGTTCACCACTGACGGCGCGGGTCTTGGGTTCCTCAAGTGCGGCTCCATACAGGGTCTTTATGCGACTGTGGACTTTGGTCCAGGTAACCACATGACATTACACAGAAACCCTCTGGTCCACCTCTATGTTGACTCGTCATTTGGTTACAGCCAGAGGATCGATGCACTGGTCCCTCACATGACATCTCGGAGTGAGGTGAGGGAATCAGTCGTggcctgtgttgtgtttgttttcccaAGGCGGTAACGTCAGTGCTGCATTCGCTTCCCAGAGACATGTGGAACCCCGTGGACCGCTGGTGAATATCTCCCACCGTTGTTTCACTCCCTTTAGAATCGCCGGGGCAACATCCAACCAGACTGGTCTCCTGTGTTACAGGTGAACTCAGAGTTTTACGCTGGGTGGCTGGACCACTGGGGGAGCCACCACTCCACCGTTTCAACAGCCGTTTTGGCCAAGTCTCTCAATGAGATCTTGGCCCTCAGCGCCAATGTTAACTTGTGAGTTTCTCTGACTTCTGGGGGGGGCGGGCAGTCAATGCATACAAATGTAAGTCTGTGGAATAGCCAGTGATGTGGTGGTCGTGGTTATACTTCCAGATACATGTTTATCGGGGGGACTAATTTTGGATACTGGAACGGTAAGTGGCTTCTTTTTGCTGGATAGTTTTGTAGGGGACGGATGTTTTCTCTGTTTATTTGTGAAACGTGTTGCTTGTATGTGTAGGTGCGAATAACCAGTACGCCCCACAGCCCACCAGCTATGACTACGATGCCCCGCTCACAGAGGCCGGTGACCTCACTGACAAGTACTTTGCCATTAGAGAAGTTATTAAAAGGGTAGGAAAATGAACCCGTCAgttcaaataataaaacattaggGTCACCGTATCTGTTAAGAGGCAGCCATTATAAAATCCGTGTTTATCTGGTTAACCTGTTTGGATCCTCCCCTAAACAGTATCGGAAGATACCAGATGGGCCAATCCCTCCATCCACTCCAAAATACGCTTATGGGACTGTTAAGATGACAAAGGTTGTACTGGGTTCACTTTAAACCAATTACATATGATCTATTACTACTGGTGAGAGGTATTCTTTAGACTGAATTTAGAGTTTATAAAAAAGAACTGcaaaaacaaaatgtatactCCCTCAGGTCCAGACAGTCATGAGTGCCTTGGAAATACTGTCATTCTCGGGACCGGTGAAAAGCATACATCCAATGAGCTTTATTGAATTAAATCAGGTACCGCTCGTCTATAATTCACCTTTGAATAATTAGGACCATCTGCATTTTCATGTCCAAtaacttttattttaaaagg
Coding sequences:
- the glb1 gene encoding beta-galactosidase, with the protein product MILSSFLRIGAVVLVLLGNSLGALRSFSIDYKNDCFRKDGEEFRYISGSIHYSRVPRVYWKDRLLKMYMAGLNTIQTYVPWNFHEPSPSQYIFNGDRDLEHFLQLAQDIGLLVILRPGPYICAEWDMGGLPAWLLMKKDIVLRSLDPDYIAAVDTWMGKLLPMMKPFLYQNGGPIISVQVENEYGSYFTCDYDYMRHLTKLFRGHLGEEAVLFTTDGAGLGFLKCGSIQGLYATVDFGPGGNVSAAFASQRHVEPRGPLVNSEFYAGWLDHWGSHHSTVSTAVLAKSLNEILALSANVNLYMFIGGTNFGYWNGANNQYAPQPTSYDYDAPLTEAGDLTDKYFAIREVIKRYRKIPDGPIPPSTPKYAYGTVKMTKVQTVMSALEILSFSGPVKSIHPMSFIELNQAFGFVLYRTKLPVNCSSPTPLSSPLNGVHDRAYVSVDGVPMGVLERDKVLTINITGSSGGQVDLLVENMGRINYGRGMNDFKGLVSNLTLGKDVLSGWTMYSLNIDEAVSKGLIQQTKVPGSSQPTSFSLPAFYRGSFLIPDGIPNLPQDTYVQFPGWIKGQVWINGVNLGRYWPSRGPQVTLFVPASVLSTADPNNVTVLELEASPCTTGPCVVEFTKTPILNATVSSAHYQRLFLRGG